A region of Mesorhizobium sp. AR02 DNA encodes the following proteins:
- the ctrA gene encoding response regulator transcription factor CtrA, which produces MRVLLIEDDSATAQSIELMLKSESFNVYTTDLGEEGVDLGKLYDYDIILLDLNLPDMSGYEVLRTLRLSKVKTPILILSGMAGIEDKVRGLGFGADDYMTKPFHKDELVARIHAIVRRSKGHAQSVITTGDLVVNLDAKTVEVGGQRVHLTGKEYQMLELLSLRKGTTLTKEMFLNHLYGGMDEPELKIIDVFICKLRKKLDAASGGQNYIETVWGRGYVLREPEDIRVSA; this is translated from the coding sequence ATGCGTGTTCTGCTGATAGAAGATGACAGTGCAACCGCACAAAGCATCGAACTGATGCTGAAATCGGAAAGTTTCAATGTCTATACGACGGACCTCGGCGAAGAGGGTGTCGATCTGGGCAAACTCTACGACTACGACATCATCCTTCTCGATCTCAACCTGCCCGACATGTCCGGCTACGAGGTCTTGAGAACGCTTCGCCTCTCCAAGGTAAAGACGCCCATCCTCATCCTCTCCGGCATGGCCGGCATTGAGGACAAGGTACGCGGCCTGGGCTTCGGCGCCGATGACTACATGACCAAGCCGTTCCACAAGGACGAGCTGGTGGCGCGCATCCATGCCATCGTGCGGCGCTCCAAGGGCCACGCCCAGTCGGTCATCACCACCGGTGACCTGGTGGTCAACCTCGACGCCAAGACCGTTGAAGTCGGCGGCCAGCGCGTGCATCTCACCGGCAAGGAATACCAGATGCTGGAGCTGCTCTCGCTGCGCAAGGGCACCACGCTCACCAAGGAAATGTTCCTCAACCACCTCTATGGCGGTATGGACGAGCCGGAACTGAAGATCATCGACGTCTTCATCTGCAAGCTGCGCAAGAAGCTCGACGCCGCGTCCGGTGGCCAGAACTACATTGAGACGGTCTGGGGCCGCGGCTATGTGCTGCGCGAACCCGAGGACATCCGCGTCAGCGCCTGA
- a CDS encoding response regulator: MKRCMFVDDSSVIRKVAKRILGGSDMVVIEAASGLDALEMCAADMPDIIVVDGALPDVQAVDLIRRVRAMESPVKPQILISLVELDIASIMRAKRAGAQGYLLKPFNRPQLLERFRTLKIAA; this comes from the coding sequence ATGAAACGCTGCATGTTCGTCGACGACTCAAGCGTCATCAGGAAGGTTGCAAAACGCATCCTGGGCGGTTCCGACATGGTGGTCATCGAAGCAGCCAGCGGGCTTGACGCACTGGAGATGTGCGCCGCCGACATGCCCGACATCATCGTCGTCGACGGTGCCCTGCCGGATGTGCAGGCGGTTGATCTCATCCGCCGCGTGCGCGCCATGGAAAGCCCGGTCAAGCCGCAGATCCTGATCTCGCTGGTCGAGCTCGATATCGCCTCGATCATGCGGGCCAAGCGCGCCGGCGCCCAGGGCTATCTCTTGAAGCCCTTCAATCGCCCGCAGTTGCTCGAGCGCTTTCGCACCCTGAAAATCGCCGCCTGA
- the chpT gene encoding histidine phosphotransferase ChpT — translation MADLFTLSAPDLAALLCSRVCHDIISPVGAINNGLELLDEGGADEDAMRLIRQSAKNASARLQFARIAFGAAGSAGMLIDTGDAEAVAIAFLKNEKPELIWNGARALLPKNKVKLLLNLILVANAAIPRGGKLVVTLENLETEPRISLSASGPMLRVPPKFLELHSGHKPEEPIDAHSVQPYYTLLLAREAGMTISIHATAEEIVLSAA, via the coding sequence ATGGCCGATCTGTTCACCCTCTCCGCGCCTGACCTGGCGGCGCTTCTGTGCAGCCGCGTCTGCCACGACATCATCTCGCCGGTCGGCGCGATCAACAACGGGCTTGAACTGCTCGACGAAGGCGGCGCCGACGAAGACGCCATGCGGCTCATCCGCCAGAGCGCCAAGAACGCCTCGGCCCGGTTGCAGTTCGCCCGCATCGCCTTCGGCGCGGCCGGTTCTGCCGGCATGCTGATCGACACCGGCGACGCTGAAGCGGTGGCAATCGCCTTCCTCAAGAATGAAAAGCCGGAACTGATCTGGAACGGGGCCCGCGCGCTGCTGCCCAAGAACAAGGTCAAGCTGCTGCTCAACCTGATCCTGGTCGCCAACGCCGCCATTCCGCGTGGCGGCAAGCTGGTCGTCACGCTCGAGAATCTCGAAACCGAGCCGCGCATCTCCCTTTCGGCAAGCGGCCCGATGCTGCGCGTGCCGCCAAAATTCCTCGAACTGCATTCCGGCCACAAGCCGGAAGAGCCGATCGATGCGCATTCGGTGCAGCCCTACTACACGCTGCTTCTGGCCCGCGAAGCCGGCATGACGATATCGATCCATGCGACGGCGGAAGAAATCGTGCTTTCGGCAGCCTGA
- a CDS encoding DUF1134 domain-containing protein — protein sequence MAIALMGVLVFSTSALRAQEYTAQEIIDSGHKFFGATSGGLATVVEKIFASYGLPNGYLLGEEGSGALIGGLTYGEGTLYTKNAGDHKVFWQGPSLGWDFGGEGSRVMMLVYNLDDVSNLYNRYGGVAGSAYVVAGVGFNVLKNNNVLLVPIRTGVGARLGVNLGYLKLTERATWNPF from the coding sequence ATGGCGATCGCGCTCATGGGCGTTCTCGTCTTCTCGACCTCAGCCCTGCGGGCCCAGGAATACACCGCTCAGGAGATTATCGATTCCGGTCACAAGTTCTTCGGCGCGACATCGGGTGGGCTCGCCACCGTCGTCGAGAAGATCTTCGCCTCCTACGGCCTGCCCAATGGCTATCTGCTCGGTGAGGAGGGGTCGGGCGCGCTGATCGGCGGCCTGACCTATGGCGAAGGCACGCTCTACACCAAGAATGCCGGCGACCACAAAGTGTTCTGGCAAGGCCCGTCGCTGGGCTGGGATTTCGGCGGCGAGGGGTCCCGGGTGATGATGCTGGTCTACAATCTCGACGATGTCAGCAACCTCTATAACCGCTACGGCGGCGTGGCCGGTTCGGCCTATGTGGTGGCGGGCGTCGGCTTCAATGTGCTGAAGAACAACAATGTGCTTCTGGTGCCGATCCGCACCGGTGTCGGCGCCCGGCTCGGCGTCAATCTCGGCTATTTGAAGCTGACCGAACGGGCGACGTGGAATCCGTTCTAA
- a CDS encoding TrmH family RNA methyltransferase, giving the protein MDPIRIDDPRDSRVAAYLDIRERDLAGRQGRFVAEGKVVLDLLLSSSRFGAESVLVLENRLSGLKDILHKAPADLPVYVVTTTVMDAIAGFHMHRGILAIGRKEMPQAAGPLLDALPDQALVVVLVGIANHDNMGSIFRNAAAFGADAVLMDATCCDPLYRKAIRVSVGAVLKIPFASFTDTPGFTAMLAERGFEQFALSPRGRTDIRDAKPAGRLALYLGTEGEGLPESLLARLQTVRITMSKGFDSLNVAAASAIALHHFSHR; this is encoded by the coding sequence ATGGACCCAATTCGCATCGACGACCCACGGGATTCTCGTGTCGCCGCCTATCTCGATATCCGTGAACGCGATCTTGCCGGCCGGCAAGGCCGTTTCGTCGCCGAAGGCAAGGTGGTGCTCGATCTGCTTCTTTCGTCGAGCCGCTTCGGTGCCGAATCCGTTCTTGTCCTGGAAAACCGGCTCAGTGGCCTGAAGGATATCTTGCACAAGGCGCCCGCCGACCTGCCGGTCTACGTCGTCACCACAACGGTGATGGACGCGATCGCCGGCTTCCACATGCATCGCGGCATCCTGGCCATCGGCCGCAAGGAGATGCCGCAAGCGGCCGGACCATTGCTGGATGCCTTGCCCGACCAAGCCCTGGTGGTGGTGCTTGTCGGCATCGCCAACCACGACAATATGGGTTCGATCTTTCGCAATGCCGCCGCCTTCGGCGCCGATGCGGTGCTGATGGACGCGACATGCTGCGATCCGCTGTACCGCAAGGCGATCCGCGTCTCCGTCGGCGCCGTGCTCAAGATCCCATTCGCCTCCTTCACCGACACTCCTGGCTTTACGGCGATGCTCGCCGAACGGGGCTTTGAACAATTCGCCCTGTCACCGCGCGGACGAACCGACATACGCGATGCAAAGCCGGCAGGACGCCTGGCGCTCTATCTCGGCACCGAGGGCGAAGGCCTGCCCGAGAGCCTGCTTGCGCGCCTGCAAACCGTGCGGATCACCATGTCGAAAGGCTTCGACAGCCTGAACGTCGCGGCAGCGTCAGCTATCGCGCTGCACCACTTCTCGCACCGTTAA
- a CDS encoding ArsR/SmtB family transcription factor, protein MVSTKLVANAESAAEFLMLMGNEKRLLIMSYLIDGEMSVGAIAEKVMLSQSALSQHLAKLRALDLVETRRDRQMIYYSCKSEAVRELLVVLDGIFGTGKEDLSQMAHRLRRAGT, encoded by the coding sequence ATGGTCTCGACAAAGCTAGTCGCCAACGCCGAATCGGCTGCCGAATTTCTGATGCTGATGGGCAACGAAAAACGGCTGTTGATCATGAGCTATCTGATCGACGGTGAAATGTCGGTCGGCGCTATCGCCGAAAAGGTGATGCTCAGCCAATCCGCCCTCTCGCAGCATCTGGCCAAGTTGCGGGCGCTTGATCTCGTGGAAACCCGCCGCGACCGTCAGATGATCTACTACTCCTGCAAATCCGAAGCGGTGCGCGAGTTGCTTGTCGTGCTGGATGGTATTTTCGGCACCGGCAAGGAGGACCTTTCCCAGATGGCGCACAGATTGCGCCGCGCCGGGACTTGA
- a CDS encoding HugZ family protein: protein MKQNQNKDVIRETDAEAIRLAKTLLRSARFGALAVLEPQTGSPLASRVGVATDIDGAPLILVSMLSAHTPAMLADPRCSLLLGEPGKGDPLAHPRLTLICQASRLERGSDAHARAERRYLNRNPKASLYAGLGDFSIFRLEPQRASLNGGFGKAYLLDRSDLVTGGPIVEELAASEQSAVDHMNADHLDAIAVYAHHFAGASGDGWSITGLDADGMDLVSGDNVCRVFFPQPLVSARELRPVLVEMARSGRAAGQASDQT from the coding sequence ATGAAGCAAAATCAAAATAAGGACGTGATCCGCGAGACCGACGCCGAGGCGATCCGGTTGGCGAAGACGCTTCTGCGCAGTGCCCGCTTCGGCGCGCTGGCGGTGCTGGAACCGCAGACCGGGTCACCGCTGGCAAGCCGGGTCGGCGTCGCCACCGACATCGACGGCGCGCCGCTGATCCTGGTCTCGATGCTGTCGGCGCACACGCCTGCCATGCTTGCCGATCCACGCTGTTCCCTGCTGCTCGGCGAACCCGGCAAGGGCGACCCGCTGGCGCATCCGCGCCTGACGCTGATCTGCCAGGCATCGCGGCTCGAGCGCGGCTCTGACGCGCATGCTCGTGCCGAGCGCCGCTATCTCAACCGCAATCCCAAGGCGAGCCTCTATGCCGGGCTCGGCGACTTCTCGATCTTTCGCCTCGAGCCGCAACGCGCCAGCCTCAATGGCGGCTTCGGCAAGGCATATCTGCTCGATCGCTCCGATCTCGTCACCGGCGGACCCATTGTCGAAGAGCTTGCGGCGAGCGAACAATCCGCCGTGGACCACATGAACGCGGACCATCTCGACGCGATCGCCGTTTATGCGCATCATTTTGCCGGGGCATCTGGCGACGGCTGGAGCATCACGGGTTTGGACGCCGATGGCATGGATCTGGTGTCGGGAGACAATGTTTGCCGGGTATTCTTCCCACAACCCCTGGTATCGGCGCGGGAATTGAGACCCGTTCTGGTCGAGATGGCCAGGAGCGGCCGGGCGGCCGGGCAGGCAAGCGATCAAACTTAA